A window of the Oncorhynchus mykiss isolate Arlee chromosome 15, USDA_OmykA_1.1, whole genome shotgun sequence genome harbors these coding sequences:
- the LOC110490385 gene encoding protein ADM2 yields MRSLLPVTVYCISLLSLQQLLALPAADRLERSRLELLKKLHALREEEIFTPETGTELASLTDSSLSSDLQPSIRSPKWLPGYLRRDTPPTVMNTAHLEPLVRVRLEEGVEPQRTGSRGRRQAQSGSRGGHHHPQLMRVGCALGTCQVQNLSHRLYQLIGQSGREDSSPINPRSPHSYG; encoded by the exons ATGCGTTCGCTTCTGCCGGTTACTGTGTATTGCATCAGCCTACTCTCCCTCCAGCAGCTCCTGGCTCTCCCGGCCGCAGACCGTCTGGAGAGAAGCAG GTTGGAGCTGCTTAAGAAGCTTCATGcgctgagagaggaggagatcttCACTCCAGAAACTGGCACCGAACTCGCCAGCCTAACAGACTCCAGCCTTTCATCAGACCTCCAGCCATCCATCAGATCTCCAAAATGGCTGCCTGGCTACCTCCGCAGAGACACACCACCCACTGTCATGAACACAGCCCATCTTGAACCTCTGGTACGTGTGAGGCTTGAGGAGGGCGTGGAGCCCCAACGGACAGGGTCAAGAGGTCGTCGCCAGGCCCAATCAGGGTCCCGGGGGGGTCACCACCACCCCCAGCTGATGAGAGTGGGGTGCGCCCTGGGAACCTGCCAGGTTCAGAACCTCAGCCACCGGCTCTATCAGCTGATTGGCCAGAGTGGACGGGAAGACTCCTCCCCCATTAACCCCCGGAGTCCGCATAGTTACGGATGA